The Phycisphaeraceae bacterium genome has a window encoding:
- a CDS encoding serine protease, protein MPTWSGILNELISATRENGLPPFDVVRRKYLVRLSEHTGRPVILYATRFTQDGVPLPPDLVSITEEDGQGLMEVVHGLSGGAVDIILHSPGGSPMAAEAMVCYLRSKFNDIRVVVPHLAMSAATMIACAADVIVLGKHSFLGPTDPQIILQTALGARMVPAHAILIQFEQAIKECSDPTRIGAYLPMLPQYGPDLLATCSNVIQMSEGLVASWLRKYMFRGDAAADRKATEISKWLSDHPTHGVHSRHLSRDELEAKGLKIQHLEQDQTAQDLFLSVFHATTHTFSGTTAVKIIENNLGRAFIKQVQMSVPAQGHEIPRAAQAPIEQSRTSRAPVVER, encoded by the coding sequence ATGCCGACGTGGAGCGGGATACTCAACGAGTTGATTTCTGCAACGCGGGAGAATGGACTTCCCCCTTTCGATGTTGTGCGTCGAAAGTACTTGGTGCGGCTTTCTGAGCACACCGGACGGCCAGTGATTCTCTACGCGACCCGTTTCACTCAGGACGGCGTGCCGCTTCCGCCGGACCTTGTGAGCATCACCGAAGAGGACGGGCAGGGCCTGATGGAGGTCGTTCACGGGTTGTCGGGAGGTGCCGTCGACATCATCCTCCACAGTCCCGGCGGCTCTCCAATGGCCGCAGAAGCGATGGTGTGCTATTTGCGCTCGAAGTTCAACGACATTCGCGTCGTCGTGCCTCATCTCGCGATGTCCGCAGCAACCATGATCGCGTGTGCAGCCGACGTGATTGTATTGGGCAAGCACTCGTTCCTCGGGCCGACTGACCCACAAATCATACTTCAAACGGCGCTTGGTGCGAGGATGGTTCCTGCTCACGCGATTCTGATTCAGTTTGAACAGGCCATCAAGGAGTGCTCGGATCCGACGCGAATTGGAGCATATCTTCCGATGTTGCCGCAGTACGGTCCCGACCTCCTGGCGACCTGCAGCAACGTGATTCAGATGTCAGAGGGCCTCGTCGCGAGCTGGTTGAGGAAGTACATGTTCAGAGGGGACGCGGCTGCGGATAGGAAGGCCACAGAAATCTCAAAGTGGCTCTCCGATCACCCGACCCATGGAGTGCATAGTCGCCATCTCTCTCGGGACGAACTGGAGGCGAAGGGTCTGAAGATTCAGCACCTTGAGCAGGATCAGACGGCGCAGGATCTCTTTCTCTCGGTCTTCCACGCGACAACCCATACGTTTAGCGGAACGACGGCTGTGAAGATCATCGAGAACAACCTGGGACGAGCGTTCATCAAGCAAGTGCAGATGAGTGTTCCCGCGCAGGGACACGAGATTCCAAGGGCTGCACAAGCTCCGATCGAACAATCCAGAACCAGTCGGGCACCGGTTGTCGAGCGATGA